GTATTCCCGCAAACGGAAGCGTTGCCGGTCCTGGACCGCGGCCGCCTCGAGGCGCTGCTGCACAGCGAGCCGTTGCGCGGGCTGTCGGCTGGCGCCGCCCCGGAACCCCGCGGCGCGGTAAGGCAGTACCGCGAAATCCAGCACCCGCAGGCGCCCCCTCGGGCGCAGTAGCGGCACGGCGCGCGCTCATGGCAAGGAAACGGCGCGACGCAAGCTCCTTCGGCCTGGCGTTCCTGGATGTTATGTCCTGCGGCCTGGGCGCGTCCGTGCTGATCTTTCTGATCGTCAAGCACAACACCTCTGTGCAGGCGCTGGAGGCCGACGCGGCCGATGCCGCGCGCGCCGTGCCGCAAGAGGCCCGGCGGCAACAACTGCAACGGGAGATAGAAGAACGCGCCGCGCGGCTCGCCTTCCTGGACCGGCGCCTGTCCGAATTGAAGCGGAGCGTAGCCGACACGCAGCGGCAACACGCCGGCTCGCTGCAAGAGATTGCCGGGCTGCTGGCGGAACGGGCGCCGGCCGCCGCCGCCGGCGCGGACGGCCTCGATGCCCTGAAGGAGCGGTTGCGGCAACGGCAGGCGGCCCTGCTGAAGGCGCGCGCCAGCGGCGCCCAGCGCAAGAAAATCGAGGGCGAGGGCAAGCGCCAGTACCTCGCCGGCCTTACCGTGCGGGGCAAGCGCATTCTGATTTTGTTTGACCGTTCCGCCAGCATGTCGGACACCAGCGTCGTGAACATCATTCGGCACAAATTTCTGCCCGAGGCGCAACGGCGCGCGACCCCCAAATGGCGCTGGGCGTCGTCCATTCTGGAATGGCTGCTGGCGCACCTGCCTCCCGACGCGCAGTACCAGCTGATCGGCTTCGACGAACGGGCGGCGCCGGTACTGGGCGCGGCCCGCAAAGGCTGGCTGCCGGCCCGGGACCGGGAAACGCTGGCTGCCGTCTCCAGCGCCGCCGGGCAATGGCTGCCTGAGGGCGGCACCAATCTGGAGGCGGCGTTCCAAAGCGTCGCCGACATGTCTCCCGCGCCCGATGCGATCTACCTGGTTACGGACGGGCTGCCCACCAAGGGCGCCAGTCTCTTCAAGAGCGCCCGCGTCAGCGGCGAAAAACGCATGCAGTTCTTCCAGCAGGCCGTGCAGAAGTTTCCCCCGCGGGCGCCGGTCAACGTGATCCTGCTGCCGATCGAGGGAGACCCCGCCGCGCCGGAGGCATTCTGGAGGCTGGCGCAGGCCAGCGGCGGACGCTTCCTGGCGCCTTCCGGCGACTGGCCGTGAACGGCCGGAACGGCAGCTGGGCCGGGGAGGCGAACCCTGAGGCCAGAGACATGAGGCTATAGACATGAGAATCCGGGCATGAAACGCGCGCGCCGCCGGACGGAGGGCAACAACCTGTCTTTTCTCGATGTCGTCAGCTGCGGCTTCGGCGCCATCGTCCTGCTGATCCTGATCGTTAAGCCGGAGACGCCCGGCGAACTTCCGCTCCCTGCCCCGGTGGAGGCCGTCGCGGAATTGGCGGCGCGCCTGGCGGCGTTGCAGGCAGAACAGCGGTCGCGGGAACAGGCGCTGCGCCGCCAGGAGGACGCGCTGGCGGCGGCGCGGGAGCAAGCGGCGGCCGCCCGGGCGCGCGTCCGGGCGCGCGTCCTGGAGCAAAGCAAAGCCGCCCGCCAGGCCGAGGTCGCCACGATGACGCAAGACAAGATCAGGAAGCGCCTGGAGGCGGCCCTGCAAGATCTGGACGAGGAGATGCGGCGCCTGCGCCTGCAACCCGACGACGACGCGAAGGTCGGCGGCCTCCCGGTGGACAGCCGCTACATCGTTTTTATCGTGGACACCTCCGGCAGCATGAAGCAGCGCGCCTGGCGGCAGGCGGAGGAACAGATGATCGCCATCCTGGATGCCTATCCCAAGGTCGAGGGCATCCAGATCATGAACGACATGGGGCAATACATGTTCGATCAGTACCGAGGCCGCTGGAT
The sequence above is a segment of the Gammaproteobacteria bacterium genome. Coding sequences within it:
- a CDS encoding VWA domain-containing protein, which encodes MARKRRDASSFGLAFLDVMSCGLGASVLIFLIVKHNTSVQALEADAADAARAVPQEARRQQLQREIEERAARLAFLDRRLSELKRSVADTQRQHAGSLQEIAGLLAERAPAAAAGADGLDALKERLRQRQAALLKARASGAQRKKIEGEGKRQYLAGLTVRGKRILILFDRSASMSDTSVVNIIRHKFLPEAQRRATPKWRWASSILEWLLAHLPPDAQYQLIGFDERAAPVLGAARKGWLPARDRETLAAVSSAAGQWLPEGGTNLEAAFQSVADMSPAPDAIYLVTDGLPTKGASLFKSARVSGEKRMQFFQQAVQKFPPRAPVNVILLPIEGDPAAPEAFWRLAQASGGRFLAPSGDWP
- a CDS encoding VWA domain-containing protein; this encodes MKRARRRTEGNNLSFLDVVSCGFGAIVLLILIVKPETPGELPLPAPVEAVAELAARLAALQAEQRSREQALRRQEDALAAAREQAAAARARVRARVLEQSKAARQAEVATMTQDKIRKRLEAALQDLDEEMRRLRLQPDDDAKVGGLPVDSRYIVFIVDTSGSMKQRAWRQAEEQMIAILDAYPKVEGIQIMNDMGQYMFDQYRGRWIPDTPARRKAIVRHFRTWSPYSNSSPVEGILEAIRTYSSRSRKISLYIFGDEFSGPSGQAVIDEVERLNFSGGKGRRRVRIHALGFYTGAGATGQRFAALMRELTYRNGGTFIGL